Proteins co-encoded in one Haladaptatus sp. ZSTT2 genomic window:
- a CDS encoding heavy metal translocating P-type ATPase, whose protein sequence is MTTQRVQFAITGMSCANCSKTIETAVTKLDGVTEASINYATDEGTVEFDPERVELMEIYDAIEEAGYEAARESVTIGITDMTCANCASTNEDALMRVPGVINVEANFATDEARVEYNPAQVTRSQLYDAIEDAGYTPVRGDTGDTGSERERRDAARHADIDRQRKLVLFGAVLSVPLLGMLLAHLFAPNILPETVLGLPIGWVGFLFATPVQYVLGKEFYENSYTALVKNRTANMDVLIALGSSTAYFYSVAVLVGLIGGAVYFDTAAFILVFITLGNYLEARSKGQAGDALRELLELEADTATLVDDAGNEREVPLEDVEVGDRMKVRPGEKIPTDGVVVSGESAVDESMVTGESVPVEKAEGDEVVGSTINENGVLVVEATKVGEETAIQQIVALVSDAQSRQPEIQNLADRISAYFVPAVIANALFWGIIWFAFPEALAGFVQSLPLWGLIEGGPQVVGGGVSVFEFAVIVFASAVLIACPCALGLATPAATMVGTTIGARNGVLFKGGDILERVRDVDTVVFDKTGTLTKGEMRLTDIVALTSADGGQLQSQLGDEDFVLSVAASAESGSEHPLAEAIVAGASERDLDLDSPESFENVPGHGVRAEVSQGTVFIGNRKLMADNGIDPTPAEETLERLEREGKTAMLVALDGTLIGVVATADTIKENAAAAVTALRERGLSVLLITGDNERTARAVAEQVGIDPENVRAEVLPEDKADAVESIQAEGNRAMMVGDGVNDAPALAAAYVGTALGSGTDVAIEAADVTLMRDDPADVLKAIRISEGTLQKIKQNLFWALGYNTAMIPLASLGLLQPVLAAVAMAFSSVSVLANSLAFRRYTPDHDYKLFGKFR, encoded by the coding sequence ATGACTACCCAGCGGGTTCAGTTCGCCATCACGGGGATGAGTTGTGCGAACTGCTCGAAAACCATCGAAACGGCCGTCACGAAGCTAGACGGCGTCACCGAGGCGAGTATCAACTACGCCACGGACGAGGGGACAGTCGAGTTCGACCCCGAACGAGTGGAACTCATGGAAATTTACGACGCCATCGAGGAGGCGGGCTACGAGGCGGCCCGCGAGTCGGTTACGATTGGCATCACGGACATGACGTGTGCCAACTGCGCCTCGACCAACGAGGACGCGCTCATGCGGGTTCCCGGCGTCATCAACGTCGAAGCCAATTTCGCCACTGACGAGGCTCGTGTCGAGTACAACCCGGCGCAGGTCACGCGGTCACAGCTCTACGATGCCATCGAGGATGCGGGCTACACACCCGTCCGCGGCGACACGGGCGACACCGGGTCAGAGCGCGAGCGCCGTGACGCCGCTCGCCACGCAGACATCGACCGCCAGCGAAAGTTGGTGCTGTTCGGAGCAGTGCTTTCTGTCCCGCTTCTCGGGATGCTCCTTGCCCACCTCTTTGCGCCGAACATTCTCCCCGAAACCGTCCTCGGCCTCCCGATTGGGTGGGTTGGCTTTCTCTTCGCCACGCCCGTTCAGTACGTCCTCGGCAAGGAGTTCTACGAGAACTCGTACACCGCGCTCGTGAAAAATCGGACGGCGAACATGGACGTGCTCATCGCGCTTGGCTCGTCGACGGCGTACTTCTACTCTGTTGCCGTCCTGGTCGGGCTCATTGGCGGAGCCGTCTATTTCGACACTGCCGCGTTCATCCTCGTGTTCATCACACTCGGTAACTACCTCGAAGCCCGTTCGAAAGGGCAAGCAGGCGACGCACTCCGCGAACTGCTCGAACTCGAAGCCGACACCGCGACGCTCGTAGACGACGCGGGCAACGAACGTGAAGTCCCACTCGAAGACGTGGAAGTCGGCGACCGGATGAAGGTGCGCCCCGGGGAGAAAATCCCGACCGACGGCGTCGTCGTCTCCGGTGAGAGCGCGGTCGACGAGTCGATGGTGACCGGCGAGTCCGTCCCGGTCGAAAAGGCCGAAGGCGACGAAGTGGTTGGCTCCACCATCAACGAAAACGGCGTGCTGGTGGTGGAAGCCACGAAAGTCGGCGAGGAAACGGCAATCCAGCAAATCGTCGCCCTCGTCTCTGATGCCCAGAGCCGCCAGCCCGAGATTCAGAACCTCGCAGACCGCATCAGCGCCTACTTCGTCCCCGCGGTCATCGCAAACGCGCTGTTCTGGGGCATCATCTGGTTCGCCTTCCCCGAAGCCCTCGCCGGGTTCGTCCAGAGCCTGCCGCTCTGGGGGCTCATCGAAGGCGGCCCGCAGGTGGTGGGCGGAGGCGTTTCAGTCTTCGAGTTCGCGGTCATCGTGTTCGCCTCGGCCGTCCTCATCGCCTGTCCGTGCGCCCTCGGCCTCGCCACGCCCGCGGCCACGATGGTCGGGACGACGATTGGCGCGCGAAACGGCGTGCTGTTCAAAGGCGGTGACATCTTAGAGCGCGTCCGCGACGTGGACACCGTCGTTTTCGACAAAACCGGTACCCTGACGAAAGGCGAGATGCGCCTCACTGACATCGTCGCGCTCACCTCCGCCGACGGCGGGCAACTCCAATCCCAACTCGGTGATGAGGACTTCGTCCTCTCGGTCGCCGCAAGCGCAGAATCCGGCAGCGAGCACCCGCTCGCTGAAGCCATCGTAGCGGGAGCCAGCGAACGCGACCTCGACCTCGACTCCCCCGAATCGTTCGAGAACGTTCCCGGCCACGGAGTCCGCGCCGAAGTGAGTCAGGGAACCGTGTTCATCGGCAACCGCAAGCTCATGGCCGACAACGGCATCGACCCTACGCCAGCAGAAGAGACGTTAGAACGCCTCGAACGCGAGGGGAAAACCGCAATGCTCGTCGCCCTTGACGGAACGCTCATCGGCGTTGTCGCCACCGCAGACACCATCAAGGAGAATGCGGCTGCGGCCGTCACCGCGCTCCGCGAACGCGGTCTCTCGGTGTTGCTCATCACGGGTGACAACGAGCGCACCGCCCGCGCGGTGGCAGAGCAAGTCGGCATTGACCCCGAAAACGTCCGCGCAGAAGTGCTTCCCGAGGACAAAGCCGACGCGGTGGAATCGATTCAAGCTGAGGGCAATAGGGCAATGATGGTCGGTGACGGCGTGAACGACGCGCCCGCGCTCGCCGCCGCCTACGTCGGGACGGCCCTCGGCAGCGGGACGGACGTGGCCATCGAAGCCGCGGACGTGACGCTCATGCGCGACGACCCGGCGGACGTACTCAAGGCGATTCGCATCTCCGAAGGGACGCTCCAGAAAATCAAGCAGAACCTGTTCTGGGCGCTCGGCTACAACACCGCGATGATTCCGCTCGCCTCGCTTGGCCTGCTGCAACCCGTGCTCGCGGCGGTTGCGATGGCGTTTTCGAGCGTCTCGGTGCTCGCAAACAGTCTCGCGTTCCGGCGCTACACGCCCGACCACGACTACAAGCTGTTCGGGAAGTTCCGGTAG
- a CDS encoding DUF7490 domain-containing protein: protein MRKEVLLAGGVGILVIVAALTAFFVPGTLADPELDREPAGRLGLEEMTITSTNVTGGSATLSVDTRLSHRGGPSDNVTILLRAIDLDTGLVETETTLDVGTIESEKEVSAVGSLTVARNGGYRIESIAYVNDRRIERGTKEIRGVETLTPAYARTATQFHEFPDRPSLEYRIQAVSENRATLNVSTYLTNTGDAADDDLRLVVTARQADSNIVADEASVQVGEIAPGRTAKPTVTLDVPDGYNYYLDATLWKDGVIVGNTRSVANLNPNETVSVNTTQRDTGLQSGDFVTDSPSGPNAPETGTTTEESGPGFGILATLVAIATLALIKRGTHK, encoded by the coding sequence ATGCGAAAGGAAGTCCTGCTCGCCGGAGGCGTGGGGATTCTCGTTATCGTCGCCGCGCTCACGGCATTTTTCGTCCCCGGAACACTCGCAGACCCGGAGCTAGACCGGGAACCTGCGGGCCGTCTCGGCTTAGAAGAGATGACGATTACCTCCACCAACGTCACCGGCGGCTCAGCCACCCTTTCGGTTGATACCCGCCTCAGCCACCGCGGTGGCCCCTCCGACAACGTGACCATCCTGTTGCGCGCCATCGACCTCGATACGGGACTCGTCGAAACGGAAACCACGCTCGATGTCGGCACTATCGAGTCAGAAAAGGAGGTCTCTGCAGTTGGCTCGCTCACCGTCGCACGAAACGGCGGCTACCGTATCGAGTCCATCGCCTACGTCAACGACCGACGTATCGAACGCGGCACGAAGGAGATTCGCGGCGTCGAGACGCTGACGCCCGCCTACGCCCGCACCGCAACGCAGTTCCACGAGTTCCCAGACCGTCCGTCGCTCGAATACCGCATTCAGGCAGTCTCCGAGAACCGCGCGACGCTCAACGTTTCTACGTACCTGACGAACACTGGCGACGCGGCGGACGACGACCTCCGGCTGGTCGTGACGGCGCGACAGGCAGATTCGAACATCGTCGCCGACGAAGCGTCCGTGCAAGTCGGTGAAATCGCTCCCGGCCGCACCGCGAAACCGACTGTCACTCTCGACGTTCCAGATGGCTACAACTACTACTTAGACGCAACGCTCTGGAAAGACGGCGTCATCGTTGGCAACACCCGCTCGGTGGCGAATTTGAATCCGAACGAGACGGTGTCCGTGAACACGACCCAACGCGATACGGGCCTTCAATCGGGTGATTTCGTAACCGACTCGCCGTCCGGGCCGAACGCACCAGAAACCGGCACGACAACCGAAGAATCCGGCCCCGGCTTCGGCATTCTCGCCACGCTCGTGGCCATCGCAACGCTCGCGCTAATCAAACGAGGAACCCACAAATGA
- a CDS encoding AsnC family transcriptional regulator, translating to MTSLDDIDRTILRLLVEDARRPYSDIAEEVDRSPPTVADRVERLQDLGLIKRFTVSLDRSRLSEGLPMLVDLSVRTGATERVKSGVLGIDGVEHVFTTAEGHVVFQGHLGETNVEALLAEAIALDDIQSYSVDLLSDVSWQPAVGEAAFAPECAECGNTVTAEGTSVVLDGDRYHFCCSSCEARFTDRYEELKQGV from the coding sequence ATGACCTCGCTCGACGACATCGACCGCACGATTTTGCGCCTGCTGGTCGAAGACGCCCGCCGCCCCTACAGCGATATCGCAGAAGAGGTAGACCGCTCTCCGCCAACGGTTGCTGACCGCGTCGAGCGACTCCAAGACCTCGGCCTCATCAAACGCTTCACCGTCTCACTCGACCGCTCGCGGCTCAGCGAGGGGCTTCCGATGCTGGTTGACCTCAGCGTCAGGACCGGAGCCACAGAGCGCGTCAAATCCGGCGTGCTCGGCATCGATGGTGTCGAACACGTGTTCACGACCGCCGAGGGGCACGTCGTCTTCCAGGGCCACCTCGGTGAGACGAACGTCGAAGCACTGCTCGCTGAGGCCATCGCTCTTGACGACATCCAATCGTACTCAGTAGACCTCCTTTCTGACGTGTCGTGGCAACCCGCCGTTGGCGAGGCCGCCTTCGCCCCCGAGTGTGCAGAGTGTGGCAACACGGTCACTGCCGAAGGAACGTCCGTCGTCCTCGACGGCGATCGCTACCATTTCTGTTGCTCATCGTGTGAGGCGCGCTTTACCGACCGCTACGAGGAACTGAAACAGGGCGTCTGA
- a CDS encoding cupredoxin domain-containing protein, with amino-acid sequence MERRDFLTIAGATVATALAGCTGSGSETGGDTVGMKDFKFTPKTLTVDAGTTVTFDNDSEVGHTVTAYEQKIPDDAAYFASGDFESETAARKDVNGGLIEPGDTYTHTFEVPGRYDYFCIPHEGTGMKGTISVE; translated from the coding sequence ATGGAACGGCGCGACTTCCTCACGATCGCAGGCGCAACGGTTGCCACTGCCCTCGCCGGGTGTACCGGCAGCGGGAGTGAAACCGGTGGCGACACCGTCGGGATGAAAGACTTCAAATTCACCCCGAAAACGCTCACCGTGGATGCAGGAACGACCGTCACCTTCGACAACGACAGCGAAGTCGGACACACCGTCACGGCCTACGAACAGAAAATTCCGGACGACGCCGCCTACTTCGCAAGCGGCGATTTCGAGAGCGAAACGGCCGCGCGCAAAGACGTAAACGGCGGCCTCATCGAACCCGGCGACACGTACACCCACACCTTCGAGGTGCCGGGTCGGTACGACTACTTCTGTATCCCCCACGAGGGCACGGGAATGAAAGGGACGATTTCGGTCGAATAA
- a CDS encoding ZIP family metal transporter, protein MARSDGGTNTVNKPFGLPRWVAAILPIALLALVIAGFFVATPFAGLQGSGAPLPDVTVTHHTIPNDDTIVLHVVNNGPEDVTISQVLVGDAYWNHQVMQGGEEVRTIGARESAQVVIPYHWNPGWDLETALVLNDGTTIHHTIVAPEQSPGVSGDVLWTLAIIGLFVGVIPVALGMLWFPFMQSMSDRALHAILAFSVGILVFLAFDAGFEAFEIAEQVPGAFEGQLLVVLGILGALLIVQAVTKWKSSGTGTPSGLWIAYMVALGIGLHNLAEGLAIGSAFAIGRVSLGAFLVVGFMLHNVTEGPAVVAPVTRGSRPSLGHFMAMGALAGIPVIFGGWIGSFAFSPTLGALFLAIGVGAILQVVWEIGGLISRNGQLGSSLNLLGFLAGLVVMYATDLLVVL, encoded by the coding sequence ATGGCGAGAAGCGACGGTGGAACCAACACCGTCAACAAGCCGTTTGGCCTGCCACGCTGGGTAGCTGCAATCCTCCCGATTGCACTGCTCGCACTCGTCATCGCGGGCTTCTTCGTGGCGACGCCGTTCGCGGGCCTCCAAGGCTCCGGCGCGCCGCTTCCCGACGTAACCGTCACCCATCACACGATTCCGAACGACGACACCATCGTGTTACACGTGGTGAACAACGGTCCTGAGGACGTGACCATCTCGCAGGTGCTCGTCGGTGACGCCTACTGGAATCATCAGGTGATGCAAGGTGGCGAAGAAGTGCGGACTATCGGGGCACGCGAATCTGCGCAAGTGGTGATACCGTACCACTGGAATCCCGGTTGGGACTTGGAAACAGCGCTCGTCTTGAACGACGGGACGACCATCCACCACACCATCGTCGCTCCCGAACAGAGTCCGGGCGTGAGCGGTGACGTCCTCTGGACGCTCGCCATCATCGGCCTGTTCGTCGGGGTCATCCCTGTCGCACTCGGCATGCTCTGGTTCCCGTTCATGCAGTCGATGAGCGACCGGGCGCTCCACGCTATCCTCGCCTTCTCGGTGGGGATTCTCGTCTTCCTCGCGTTCGACGCGGGCTTCGAGGCATTCGAGATAGCAGAGCAGGTTCCCGGGGCGTTCGAGGGGCAACTCCTCGTCGTCCTCGGCATCCTCGGCGCGCTCCTCATCGTCCAAGCGGTGACGAAGTGGAAGTCCTCGGGCACGGGCACGCCGTCTGGGCTCTGGATTGCCTACATGGTCGCGCTCGGCATTGGCCTGCACAACCTCGCAGAAGGCCTCGCAATCGGGAGCGCGTTCGCAATCGGGCGGGTCTCGCTCGGCGCTTTCCTCGTGGTTGGCTTCATGCTCCACAACGTGACCGAAGGCCCCGCAGTCGTCGCCCCCGTGACGCGCGGGTCGCGGCCATCGCTCGGGCACTTCATGGCGATGGGCGCACTCGCTGGCATCCCCGTCATCTTCGGCGGTTGGATTGGCAGTTTCGCCTTCTCGCCAACGCTCGGGGCGCTGTTCCTCGCCATAGGCGTGGGCGCAATCCTGCAGGTCGTCTGGGAGATTGGCGGCCTCATTTCGCGCAACGGCCAGCTAGGCAGTTCGCTTAACTTGCTCGGGTTCCTCGCGGGACTCGTAGTTATGTATGCGACTGACTTGCTGGTGGTGCTCTAA
- a CDS encoding multicopper oxidase domain-containing protein — translation MPSHDYKTAGAMTKTLEERLVGALKGESIDRRTVLGGLGLAGAAGIAGFSGGASADGDHGGGDSHHGNFGAVGEYSGNQFDPHEYLYQFNTGYDGQENVTQEVYMEGDQRIRRFELNAVDIEIEIAPGITFSAWSYNGQVPGPTLRVTEGDIIEVEFTNLGRHAHTIHPHVKNINPAMDGIPTNGPGVLDTGESYTYRWKAQPCGVQFYHCHSLPLKEHIHRGLYGVIIVDPDPERVRENPRDYINYDGPMTDDLVSQLVTKAESRNHEYDEGEDVNEMVMVMNGFDTNFDGDNEVYAANTRAFAYGVGDTDGKGNWEPGETKRPIQVDGQQLQRVYLVNAIEFDAINSFHTHSNFFDYYDHGTMLTPTLKTVDTVMQCQAQRGILEIDYSDHEPGLYMFHAHQSEFAELGWMSFFEVV, via the coding sequence ATGCCATCCCACGACTACAAGACGGCGGGTGCGATGACGAAGACGTTAGAAGAACGCCTCGTTGGCGCGCTCAAGGGTGAATCGATTGATAGACGGACGGTTCTCGGCGGACTCGGACTCGCCGGTGCGGCGGGTATCGCCGGGTTCAGCGGTGGCGCGTCAGCAGACGGCGACCACGGTGGTGGCGACAGTCACCACGGGAATTTCGGCGCCGTTGGCGAGTATTCGGGCAACCAGTTTGACCCCCACGAATACCTCTATCAGTTCAACACAGGCTACGATGGACAGGAGAACGTCACCCAAGAGGTCTACATGGAGGGTGACCAGCGGATTCGTCGCTTCGAGTTGAACGCCGTGGACATCGAAATCGAAATCGCCCCCGGTATCACGTTCTCCGCGTGGTCCTACAACGGACAGGTTCCGGGACCGACGCTTCGCGTCACGGAAGGCGACATCATCGAAGTTGAGTTCACGAACCTTGGCCGCCACGCCCACACCATCCACCCACACGTAAAGAACATCAATCCGGCGATGGACGGCATCCCCACGAACGGACCGGGTGTCCTCGACACGGGCGAATCGTACACCTACCGCTGGAAAGCCCAGCCGTGTGGCGTGCAGTTTTACCACTGCCACTCACTGCCGCTCAAAGAGCACATCCACCGGGGCCTCTACGGCGTCATCATCGTTGACCCCGACCCAGAACGGGTGCGGGAAAATCCACGCGATTACATCAACTACGACGGGCCGATGACCGACGACCTCGTTTCCCAACTCGTCACGAAAGCAGAAAGCCGGAATCACGAGTACGATGAAGGCGAAGACGTAAACGAGATGGTGATGGTCATGAACGGCTTCGACACCAACTTCGACGGCGACAACGAGGTGTACGCCGCGAACACCCGCGCGTTCGCCTACGGCGTTGGCGATACCGACGGGAAGGGGAACTGGGAGCCGGGCGAAACGAAGCGCCCGATTCAGGTCGATGGCCAACAGCTCCAGCGCGTCTACCTCGTAAACGCCATCGAGTTCGACGCCATCAACTCGTTCCACACCCACTCGAACTTCTTCGACTACTACGACCACGGGACGATGCTCACGCCCACCCTGAAGACGGTGGACACGGTGATGCAGTGTCAGGCACAGCGCGGGATTCTGGAAATCGACTACTCGGACCACGAACCCGGCTTGTACATGTTCCACGCCCACCAGTCTGAGTTCGCTGAACTTGGTTGGATGAGCTTCTTCGAGGTGGTCTAA
- a CDS encoding metal-dependent transcriptional regulator, translating to MLSAKMEDYLKVIYSLQRETDGPISTSAIAEALGVKPPTVTSMAKKLETRELVEREEYKGVRLTPEGETVALEVLRHHRLLETYLAEHLGYDWAEVHNEADRLEHHISEEFERRVAEMLDNPTVDPHGAPIPNANLDPIEDIMGTALSEREAGDSVVIKRVRDGNAAELEYLADAGILPGTPVDVVEVAPIGLVTVRLPDGDEVALSERIADVIRVSDRDSMSESATEVA from the coding sequence ATGTTGAGCGCCAAAATGGAGGATTATCTAAAGGTCATCTACAGTCTCCAGCGGGAGACCGATGGCCCCATCTCAACCTCCGCGATTGCAGAGGCTCTGGGTGTCAAACCGCCCACGGTCACGAGCATGGCAAAGAAGCTTGAGACGCGCGAGCTCGTCGAACGTGAGGAGTACAAAGGCGTCCGCCTCACCCCAGAAGGCGAGACGGTCGCCCTCGAAGTGCTCCGCCACCACCGCCTGCTCGAAACGTACCTTGCAGAACACCTCGGCTACGACTGGGCGGAAGTCCACAACGAAGCCGACCGCTTAGAACACCACATCAGCGAGGAGTTCGAGCGCCGGGTTGCCGAGATGCTCGACAACCCGACGGTCGACCCCCACGGTGCGCCCATTCCGAACGCGAATCTCGACCCAATCGAGGACATCATGGGCACCGCGCTGTCGGAGCGGGAAGCTGGTGACTCCGTCGTCATCAAACGAGTGCGCGACGGGAACGCCGCCGAGTTGGAATATCTCGCAGACGCCGGGATTCTGCCCGGCACGCCGGTCGATGTGGTCGAAGTCGCGCCAATCGGACTGGTGACGGTTCGCCTCCCCGACGGCGACGAAGTCGCGCTCTCAGAGCGCATCGCGGACGTCATCCGCGTCAGTGACCGTGATTCAATGTCAGAAAGTGCAACCGAGGTGGCGTGA
- a CDS encoding peroxidase-related enzyme (This protein belongs to a clade of uncharacterized proteins related to peroxidases such as the alkylhydroperoxidase AhpD.), translated as MPQEPMTRFPVPDLDDLPADLRERIEEETEKAGFTPNVFMAYAYRPSHFRAFFAYYDALVSDTDLTREEIEMIIVAASGANDCYYCIVAHGALLRLFSDQPLLADQVASNYRNAEISDKHMAMLDVAVKLTERQAEIDETDFEKLRDAGFSEKAIWDIGSVTAFFNLSNRMAHFADMRPNDEFHTMGR; from the coding sequence ATGCCACAAGAACCCATGACGCGGTTTCCGGTGCCCGATCTCGATGACTTGCCAGCAGACCTCAGAGAGCGCATCGAAGAAGAGACCGAGAAGGCCGGTTTCACGCCGAACGTGTTCATGGCCTACGCCTACCGCCCATCGCACTTCCGGGCGTTTTTCGCCTACTACGACGCGCTCGTTTCTGACACCGACCTCACCCGCGAAGAGATTGAGATGATAATCGTCGCCGCGAGCGGCGCGAACGATTGTTACTACTGCATCGTCGCCCACGGCGCTCTGTTGCGGCTGTTCAGCGACCAACCCCTCCTCGCAGACCAAGTCGCCTCGAACTATCGCAACGCAGAGATTTCGGACAAGCATATGGCCATGCTCGACGTGGCGGTGAAGCTCACCGAGCGACAGGCCGAAATCGACGAAACCGATTTCGAAAAACTCCGCGACGCCGGATTTTCTGAGAAGGCTATCTGGGACATCGGGAGCGTCACGGCGTTTTTCAACCTCTCGAATCGGATGGCACATTTCGCAGATATGCGCCCGAACGACGAGTTCCACACGATGGGCCGGTAG
- a CDS encoding metal-dependent hydrolase, with amino-acid sequence MYATGHYGAALLVYAPLGVALALSGQFELAVFGGAGMLALATLPDIDIRTPLIPHRGPTHTVLFALLVGAGLGWVTLRLTNLTLATFGFLVGTLSITSHLLADWITPMGIKPFWPLSRRSYSLGLTTAKNPVANYLLFGLGVFVTVVALLVIL; translated from the coding sequence ATGTACGCGACTGGCCACTACGGCGCGGCACTCCTCGTCTACGCGCCCCTCGGCGTCGCGCTGGCGCTGAGTGGACAGTTTGAACTCGCCGTCTTCGGCGGGGCGGGGATGCTTGCCCTCGCCACACTCCCCGACATCGACATCAGAACACCACTCATCCCGCACCGCGGCCCGACCCACACCGTACTGTTCGCCCTGCTCGTCGGCGCGGGACTCGGCTGGGTGACCCTCCGGCTCACGAATCTCACGCTCGCCACCTTCGGGTTTCTCGTTGGCACCCTCTCTATCACCTCCCACCTGCTCGCAGACTGGATTACGCCAATGGGCATCAAACCGTTCTGGCCGCTCTCGCGGCGCAGCTACTCGCTGGGTCTGACGACGGCAAAAAATCCCGTGGCGAACTACCTGCTGTTCGGCCTCGGCGTGTTCGTCACGGTGGTCGCGCTGCTGGTCATTCTTTAA
- a CDS encoding MTH865 family protein: MADKAELRQQMIDAFEGANYPISSPMDLVPALPNGPATKFESGDFSMTAMELNTKISGGEFPYDSPEAFVDDILEQLEANDYI, encoded by the coding sequence ATGGCTGACAAAGCAGAACTTCGCCAGCAGATGATTGACGCCTTCGAAGGTGCAAACTACCCAATCTCCAGCCCAATGGACCTCGTTCCAGCACTCCCGAACGGCCCGGCGACGAAGTTCGAGTCCGGTGACTTCTCCATGACGGCGATGGAGCTCAACACGAAAATCAGCGGCGGAGAATTCCCGTACGACAGCCCAGAAGCCTTCGTCGACGACATCTTAGAACAGCTCGAAGCGAACGACTACATCTAA